CGCTCGGCGGACGGGTCGATGCGGCGGCGGTACTCGGCGAGCACCTCGGCCGGCATCCGCGCGAGCCGGGCCTGGCAGGCCTCCCGCAGCGGCACGTAGCGGCCCTCGGGCAGTCGCACGAGTTGCCCGTCGGACTCGTCCATCACCAGGGTGATGGTCTCGAGGGCGTCCTCCCACTGCTGGTCTTCCTGCAGCGAGTCAACCTGGGCGAGCAGCCGTTCGGTGCGGCTGGAGACCGTGGCGGCCTCGATCGGCGAGGGGGCCGCCCAACAATCAGACCGCGGGCCGGGCGCCAGGCAGACAATCGCCGGCAAGGCGACCGCGGAAACGGCCGCCAGCAGCGACCGTCGCAGGGCGAGTGGTGAGGGGACGTGCATCGCCCGTGATTATACGGGCCGGCCACGGGCCTGACAAAGATTCATCACCCAGCGGCCGCAGATTTGCTGCCGCCCCGCGGGCCGACAGTTTCCGGCCGCTACAGCCCGGCCGGCGGCCATAGGTGGTACAGCATTACGTACACCAGCACGCCCGTCACCGAGACGTACAACCACACAGGGAAGGTAATCCGGGCAATTCGGCGGTGTTCGATTCGATACTGCCCGCGGGTCGCCCGTTCCTCGGGGGAGCACGACTCGTCCGATTGCGGCGAGTTGCACGCCAAGGCCTTGTGCCCGAAGTAGATGGTTGTCAGAGCGAGCGGCGGCACCGACAGGGCGAGCAGCACGTGCGACAACAGGATTCCGTAATAGACATAGCGGACCGGGCCCTCGGCCGTGAACTTCACGTGCTGCACCTGGTAGTGGTAGTACAGGTAGCAGACCAGGAACGCGGACGACACCGCGAACGCGGTCAGCATCACGCGTTTGTGCGCGACTTCCTTGCGCTGCTTGATCAGCACATAGCCGAGCACTAGCAAGACGGCGGCCAGCGCATTGAGCGCGGCGTTGACGTGCACAATCGGGTTGGCGGCGGCCAACGGAAGAATACTGAGCAGCGTGCTCACGAGACAAAGTCCCCCTTGGTGCGTGTGCCCGCTACCCGCCAGCAGAGGCCGAGCATGACCACGGCAAACACGACGCTCACCAGCCAGCAGAGCCACAGCGGCGGCGTGTTGCCGTCGGCGACCGTCGGCGGCGCAAGGCCGCTGAGCGTCAGCACCAGGTGCCGCTTCAGCCCGGCCACGCCGTAGGTCAGCGGGTTGAGGGCGACCACCCAGCCGAGCAGCCCGTCCTTGCCCTGCGGGAAGAACGCGCCGGACAGCAGCCACATCGGGAACAGGAACACGCTCATGATGGCGTGGTACGCTTGGCTGGAGTTCATCCGCCACGCGATCAGGAAGCCGAGCGAGGTCAGCGCGATCGACACCACCACCATCAGCCCCACGCCGGCCAGCGCCTGCAGCAGCGGCGGGTTGATCTCCGGGCTGGTGAGCCAGCCGAGCAGCATGAACAGGATCGCCTGGATCATGGCGATCGACGCGCCGCCGATCACCTTGCCGAGCACCATCGCCATCCGCGGCACCGGCGCCACCAGCACCCCCTGCAGGAAGCCCTCGTTGCGGTCCTCGATGATCGAGATGGTCGCGAAGATCGCCGTGAACAGCAGGATCATCGCCAGCGTGCCGGGGTAGAAGTGCGTATACCCCAGGTTGCTCGACCGCAGGCCCTCGCTGAAGAGCAGCCAGAAGATGATCGGCTGCAGGAACGCGCCGATCACCCGGTTGCGCTGGCGGAAGAACCGCACCAGCTCCCGCTGCGAGAGCGCGAACACGACCGGCAAGGCAGGGACAGTGGCGGAGTTCATGTCAGGCTTCTTGTTCTCGGTGGGAACACTGATCTTCGCTGACAACCACTGACTAGTGGTCATTAGCGTTGATTCGTGTTCCCTTCCTTCTTAGCAAAGGTCGGACGCTCGATCTAATGCTTCCGCTTTTTCTTCTTCGCGGTCTCTTCGGCCGACTTGAACTCGCTGCCGAAGAAGCGGTGCCCGGTGCGGTCGATGAACACGTCCTCGAGGCTCGGCTTGCCAATGGTCAGCTCGGTGATGCGGTCGCCGAATGCCTCGAACAGCTTCGGCGCCCAGGCGGCGCCGCCCGGCTGCTCGAGCCGCACCGAGTGGTCGAGCACGTTGGCGGGCACGTCAAACTTCTCGGTGATCGCCGCCGCCAGTTCTGAGGGGTTTTCTGTGCGGAGTGTGATCGAGTCGCCGCCGACCTGCGACTTCAGCGCGTCGGGCGTGTCGAGCGCCGCGACCCGGCCCTCGTGCACGATGGCGATCCGGTCCGCGCGGTCGGCTTCTTCCAGCAAATGCGTGGTGGTCAGCACGGTGACGCCCTCGGCGTCGCGGGCCTGGGCCAGGTACCGCCAGAGGTCGCTGCGGGCGGCCGGGTCGAGGCCGGTCGACGGCTCGTCCAGCAGCAGCAGCCGCGGGCTGTGCAGCATCCCCTGGGCCAGCTCCACCCGGCGGCGGAGTCCGCCCGACAGGTCGCCCACTTTGTCTTCGGCGCGATCCGCGACGCCCAGCTGCTCGAGCATCTCCTCGCAGCGGCGGAGCAGCGTCGCGCCGCTCAGCCCGTACAGCAGGCCGTGGCAGCGGAGGTTCTCGTTGACGGTCAGGTGCTTGTCGAGGCTCGGCGCCTGGAACACGACGCCGAGCGCCGCGCGGACCTGGTCGGCCTGGGTCTTGAGGTCGGCGCCGAACACGCTAACTGTCCCCTGCTGCAGCGGCGCGAGGGTCGAGAGGATGCGGAAGAAGGTGGTCTTGCCGCTGCCGTTGGGGCCGAGTACGGCGAACAGCTCGCCCGGCCGCACGTCGAGCGACAGGCCGCGGAGCGCCTCGCGGTCGCCGTACTTGTAGCGCAGGTCGGCAACGTGAACCGCGGCGACTTGGTTGTCCATAACGCTCGTGGCGGGGTCAGCAGTCTAGGAGCCGAACAGGCACAGCACGGTCATCCACGCCGGCAGGTACAGCAGGCTGGCCCGCAGCAGCAGTCGGGCGTTGCGTTCGTTGCGGCGGACCAAGAACCACGCCGCGGCCAGCAGGAACGCCAGGGTGAAGAGCGTCGTGAGCACGGCGTAGGTCTGGGCCGAGTACGCGGTCCGCAGGGCCGGCAGCAGGGCCGCGGGGAGCAGCATCGCCGCGCCCGCCACGGCGAACGCGCCGGCGCGGGCGCCGGTTGGCTCGACCGTGGTGTCCATCTTGTAGCCGGCGGCGGCGTAGTCGTCACGGCAGAGCCAGGCGATCGCCATGAAGTGCGGGTACTGCCACAGGAACAGCACCAAAAACAAGCCGAGTGCGGTGGTGTCGAGCGCCCCGCCCCCGGCGGTCCAGCCCATCACGATCGGCAGCGCGCCGCTGACGGCGCCGACGGTCGTGTTGAGCGGGGTGCGCATCTTGAGCGGGGTGTAGACCGCCACGTACAGGAACCAGCTCAACAGGCCCAACAGCGCGGTCGTCAGGTTGACGCCCAGCACCAGCAGCGTGAAGCCGACCGACACGCAGACCGTGCCGAACACCAGGGCCTCGACCGGGGCCATGCGGCCGGCGGGGAGCGGGCGGCCCGCCGTGCGGGTCATCTTCGCGTCGAGGCGACGCTCGATGTACTGGTTGAGCGTGTTGGCGCTGGCGGCCAGCAGCCCGGCGCCCAGCAGCGTCGCGACGACCGTGCCGGCCGACCACTGGGCGTGGGTCGCCAGGTACATGCCGGCGACCGCGGTCACGAGCTCCAGGATCGTGATGCGGGGCTTGGCCAGCTCCGCGTAGTCACGCAGTTTCGAATCGGCGGCGGCTTCACGCCGAGGGATCGCCAGGGTGGTCGCGCCAGTGCTCATGCGCAGGGACTCAGTTCGCTGAAGGTGAGTTCGCTGAGATTGAATTTGCGGGGGTCGGTCGCGCTGCGGGGGAGGTGTCCGCGGCAAAGGCAGCAAAACGGAGGGCAAGCGTCGCGCCGGCGGCGGCCAGGCCCAGGATGAGGGAGCCGGTCGCGCTGTGCGCGGTCGCGATGTGGGTTTGAGCCAATCCGTCCGCTACGTTAGCCCCTATGGTAGCCGGCAGCCAGCCGAAGGCCCAGCCGGGGAGCCCGTACTTCACCACCCAGGTGCACGCCCCCAGCGAGAGCTGAATGACCAGCGCCAGCGACAACCCCGCGGTCAGCAGCCGCAGCACCCCAGGCCCCGCCGGCCGACGCCAGACCGCGGCGGTCGACCACGCCACATGCCCTGAAACTACGGCCGCCATTACCAGGTGCAGCTTCACCAGCCCCGCGAACGCCCACGGGCTGACCGTCACCGGAACATGCCGCAGCTGGGCGCCGATCACCAGCTGCAAGTAGGCGAACAGGGCGGTCGCCGCGAGCGGCACGCCCATGCTGCGACGATTTGTCGCACCGCCCGCCGACCACCACCGCGAGGTCATCGCCAGCATCACGCACGCCAGCGCGAAGAACAGCGGGCCGGTGCAGCCGTGGACCATCGCCAGTTGCCGCTCGTTCATCATCACCCGCATCCCGCCGAGCACGCCCTGCACAATCACTAGCGCTAGCGCCGCGACCGTCAGCCACCGCAGCCACCGCCGGCGGTCGGTCCACCAGACCGCAACCACCAACCCAATGGTCAGCAAGCCAACCAGCGAGCCAAGCAGCCGGTGGCCGTGCTCGACAAACAGGTCCCACGGCGCAAAGAACCAGGTCGAGAGCGGGTAGGCGAACATGTTGTAGCCGTAGGTCGTCGGCCAGTCGGGCACCGCCATGCCCGCGTCGGTCGAGGTCACCAGGCCGCCGACCCACAACAGCGGGAAGGTCAGAGCACACAGCAGCAGCGCCCACCGCCGTGGCCACGGAGATACCCGGCTAGGCTGGATTGTCGTGGCGTCAGTCATGGCGCCCCCCATCAGGCTGGTCCGTCAGGCTTTCGACATACGCGACAAGCCGCCAGATCTCGTCTTCGTTCAGTGCGCCGACGCCGCCCGGGTCGGTCGGGCCGACCGCCGGCATTGGCGTGCCGGCGATCCCCTGCGAGATGACACGGTACAGGTGCTCGCGAGAGCGGGCGCCCCGCAGCGATCCGGGGACCAGCGTCCGTGGGTCGGCGATCCGCGGCGGCAGCAGCACGTCGCCCGCGGCGCGGCGGGCGTCGATCTCGGCGTAGCGCGTGGCCAACTCTCTCACAAGGAACTCGTGCCGGTCGGGCGCCGCCTCGGCCACGCGCTCTTCGAGCGTCTGCCGCGACGCGACCCGCCGCTTGGTCTCTTCGAGGTACTCGTGCACCCGCTTATTCCAGTCGTTGTAGTCCACCAGGTTGGCGCCGCCGGCGCCGTCCTCGCCGTGGCACTTCGCGCAGTTGGCCCGCTGGGCGTCGTGGAATAGCGCGCGGCCGGCCGTGACTTCTGCGGCAGAGAAACGCTCGCCAGCCCCGACCGGCGCTGCGGCAGCAACAACCGATGATTCGGCCTCGCGCCACCCGCGGGCGATCGGCGGCAGCAGCTCGTCGAGCACCAGCTCGCGGGTTTCGGTGTCGCGCCAATCGAGCCGCGATTCGTCGTCAACCTCGCCGGTCGCCGGGTCGAAGTCGAGCTCCTCGCCGACGTAGCGCGCCAGCGCCTGCTCCAGCTCGCCGCGGATCGCCAGGTACCTCACGTACTCGACGAGAGATTCGATCTCCTCGACCGGCAGCAAGGCGAACGACGGCATCGCCGTGCCCGGCAGGCCGAAGCGGAGCGTGGCGGCCAGGTCGGCCCCGGTCGGCTTGGCGCCGCGGTAGGTCGACTTGAACTTGAACACGCCGGCGCGGAAGTCGCGGGGATACGGCGCCTCGTACAAGGCGGCGGGCCCCTGCCCGTCGCCGCTGAGGCCGTGGCACACGGCGCAGTGCCGGCGGTACAGCCCGAGCGTCTGGCCCG
This Posidoniimonas polymericola DNA region includes the following protein-coding sequences:
- a CDS encoding DUF420 domain-containing protein, coding for MSTLLSILPLAAANPIVHVNAALNALAAVLLVLGYVLIKQRKEVAHKRVMLTAFAVSSAFLVCYLYYHYQVQHVKFTAEGPVRYVYYGILLSHVLLALSVPPLALTTIYFGHKALACNSPQSDESCSPEERATRGQYRIEHRRIARITFPVWLYVSVTGVLVYVMLYHLWPPAGL
- the cyoE gene encoding heme o synthase, whose amino-acid sequence is MSTGATTLAIPRREAAADSKLRDYAELAKPRITILELVTAVAGMYLATHAQWSAGTVVATLLGAGLLAASANTLNQYIERRLDAKMTRTAGRPLPAGRMAPVEALVFGTVCVSVGFTLLVLGVNLTTALLGLLSWFLYVAVYTPLKMRTPLNTTVGAVSGALPIVMGWTAGGGALDTTALGLFLVLFLWQYPHFMAIAWLCRDDYAAAGYKMDTTVEPTGARAGAFAVAGAAMLLPAALLPALRTAYSAQTYAVLTTLFTLAFLLAAAWFLVRRNERNARLLLRASLLYLPAWMTVLCLFGS
- a CDS encoding COX15/CtaA family protein: MTDATTIQPSRVSPWPRRWALLLCALTFPLLWVGGLVTSTDAGMAVPDWPTTYGYNMFAYPLSTWFFAPWDLFVEHGHRLLGSLVGLLTIGLVVAVWWTDRRRWLRWLTVAALALVIVQGVLGGMRVMMNERQLAMVHGCTGPLFFALACVMLAMTSRWWSAGGATNRRSMGVPLAATALFAYLQLVIGAQLRHVPVTVSPWAFAGLVKLHLVMAAVVSGHVAWSTAAVWRRPAGPGVLRLLTAGLSLALVIQLSLGACTWVVKYGLPGWAFGWLPATIGANVADGLAQTHIATAHSATGSLILGLAAAGATLALRFAAFAADTSPAARPTPANSISANSPSAN
- a CDS encoding ABC transporter ATP-binding protein is translated as MDNQVAAVHVADLRYKYGDREALRGLSLDVRPGELFAVLGPNGSGKTTFFRILSTLAPLQQGTVSVFGADLKTQADQVRAALGVVFQAPSLDKHLTVNENLRCHGLLYGLSGATLLRRCEEMLEQLGVADRAEDKVGDLSGGLRRRVELAQGMLHSPRLLLLDEPSTGLDPAARSDLWRYLAQARDAEGVTVLTTTHLLEEADRADRIAIVHEGRVAALDTPDALKSQVGGDSITLRTENPSELAAAITEKFDVPANVLDHSVRLEQPGGAAWAPKLFEAFGDRITELTIGKPSLEDVFIDRTGHRFFGSEFKSAEETAKKKKRKH
- a CDS encoding ABC transporter permease, with translation MNSATVPALPVVFALSQRELVRFFRQRNRVIGAFLQPIIFWLLFSEGLRSSNLGYTHFYPGTLAMILLFTAIFATISIIEDRNEGFLQGVLVAPVPRMAMVLGKVIGGASIAMIQAILFMLLGWLTSPEINPPLLQALAGVGLMVVVSIALTSLGFLIAWRMNSSQAYHAIMSVFLFPMWLLSGAFFPQGKDGLLGWVVALNPLTYGVAGLKRHLVLTLSGLAPPTVADGNTPPLWLCWLVSVVFAVVMLGLCWRVAGTRTKGDFVS
- a CDS encoding cytochrome c, which encodes MLATVGCGDFSDFPAHELVQAEEQLVPTHRQQVAAILNEVFGAPSEPIVPDGLADLLDLRLLQQAAGRVASNEPGQTLGLYRRHCAVCHGLSGDGQGPAALYEAPYPRDFRAGVFKFKSTYRGAKPTGADLAATLRFGLPGTAMPSFALLPVEEIESLVEYVRYLAIRGELEQALARYVGEELDFDPATGEVDDESRLDWRDTETRELVLDELLPPIARGWREAESSVVAAAAPVGAGERFSAAEVTAGRALFHDAQRANCAKCHGEDGAGGANLVDYNDWNKRVHEYLEETKRRVASRQTLEERVAEAAPDRHEFLVRELATRYAEIDARRAAGDVLLPPRIADPRTLVPGSLRGARSREHLYRVISQGIAGTPMPAVGPTDPGGVGALNEDEIWRLVAYVESLTDQPDGGRHD